The Synergistales bacterium region GGCGGTGTGGCGGGGGACCTCCCCCAAAAGATAACGCGATCCATTGTCGGGGCCGCCCTCAACGCAGGCGTTGTGGAAAAAAAGCGGGCGGAGATGCACGCCCTGATGCACGCCGCCATGGAAGCGATGAACAGTTTTATGGTCATGAGCATGCTGGAAGCGAGTGTGGGAGCAAAGATCGCGATCGTACGCAACGAAGGGTGGATCGCGGTGGCAGTCATGGGCGATACAGCCTATCATGCCGTCGCCCACCATGAACGCTGCGGCCTGGGCGTTATGCATATATGACCTTGTCGATCCGATGTTGTCTGTGCTACAGTATATCTTCGTGAATTACCTGCCCCGAATGGAGGTGTGAACGTATGAAAGAAAAGATCCATCCCGAATACGGTGAGTGTACCGTTGTATGCAGCTGCGGGAACACCTTTGAGACCCGCTCTACCCAGAAGGAA contains the following coding sequences:
- a CDS encoding hut operon positive regulator HutP, whose product is GGVAGDLPQKITRSIVGAALNAGVVEKKRAEMHALMHAAMEAMNSFMVMSMLEASVGAKIAIVRNEGWIAVAVMGDTAYHAVAHHERCGLGVMHI